A stretch of DNA from Lotus japonicus ecotype B-129 chromosome 4, LjGifu_v1.2:
aaaggcttgcccTTGGCTCCTTACTCATATCTCCTTTGTTCAGGAAAGGGTAATCTGTGTAGCCTTTAACAGGATCCTGGGTGTAAAAAGTTTTTCTGTTATACTTGGTTAGAGGGGCATTAAGCTTGAACCTTAAGACCAAGTCTGGATTGGAGATGAAAAGACGACCATAAGATACCAAGTCAGCATCACCTTGAGCTACTGCTTCCATTCCTAACTTCCTAGTGAATCCACCACTGCACATGAATGTTCCTTGATACGCTTTTCTCAGGTTCCGCATCAATtgagtttcttcttcttcactaccAGGTCTGCCTGACTCGGTTTGGCCATAAGCTGTATACCGAGGTTGAGTAACATGAAGGTAGCTGAGTTTTCTGCCAAGCCTTTTCTGGAGATTGTTGAGCCTCTCCACCACTGCTAAGCCTAACCGAAGGGGGTCAGAGTCAATGGCATCAAGGTGATCAATTGCTGGTGAAACTCTCACAGCAACCCTTTCTGCTCCAATAGCAGAAACAACAGCTTGAACCACCTGAATTAAGAACCTGCAGCGATTCTCAAGTGATCCGCCGTATTCATCTGTTCGATCATTGATCCCATCCTTCAAGAATTGATCAATGAGATACCCGTGTGCACCATGAATCTCGATTCCATCAAAACCTGAATGACACATTAATTTCATCACATGCCTTGATCAACAAGTTTGGACTAAGTTCCATTCAACAATCAAGAAGCACAATCTAATGTTCTAATCAAATCCATATTCCACAGCAAGAGATCTTTTTTAATCAAGAACTGAAAAGATGAACTAACCTGCTCGAATTGCATTGATTGCTGACTGCCTATAATGCTGTACTATTTCTGGTATTTCAGAAGTGGTGAGTGGTTGAGGCTCTGGATATACGCCATAGGATCCATCAGGCATGAGAATTCTCCACCTGGCTGAGATTGGTTTGTTGGTGGAGGAAATGGGTGCAGCCCCACCAGGCTGATACACTGGTTCACAAGGAATGGACTCAATGAAAATGAAGAGCAAAATCATTGAAGGCCTTAGGCCCTAACTTCAAGGAAGATAACAAATCAAAGTTTTTAGATAAGGATGAAGTGAGATCATGATGCATTTAGTTGTGCATGTAGAAAATTCAGAAGAATTGGTAGGTTTGAAATATAGGGGAATTAATGTTACCTGCATGAGATGCACGGCCAACATGCCAGAGTTGACAAAAGATAATGGCACCTTTGGCATGCACTGCATCCACTACATTCCTCCATGCCTCAACTTGTTCTTCTGAATATATTCCAGGTACATGGGGAAACCTGCATCAATCAAACCACCACTAACATAATATTAGCTCTGCATCCCACCAAAATACTACAAGATTTCATATGAAAAATTAGGATGGCTGAGTAACATCATTagattttatttataattattgtaaaccattaattaaattattttattgattatttttccatattttgatttttaaagcGGAAAAGATTCCCACTAAATACTAGTGGAGTCCACGTGGCAAGTCAATGACCATAGACACCTTGTTTGACCCTTTAAATCGTACAAACATTCACATTTCACACCTTGAAAATCGGAGAATTATTATGCTTtataatcaataaaataaactatcataaaaataaaataaaaaaatataaaagatgaAGAATAGGAAGAGACAAGTAGAGTACCCAGGAGCAGAAGGAGAGATCAGAGTTCCTTCACTGATGAGAAATCCACCAGGAGTTGATCTCTGAGCATAGTACTCTGCTAGTGCCGCGTTTGGAACTCCCTTCAAAGCTCTGCATCTCGTCATCGGCGCCAGCACAACCCTGCAGTCAGTACTCAGATCAAATCACCACCCACAAATTCAtcactaattttttttgttaactgATCAAAGGTgtagaaaagaaacaaaagacaGAGAAGGATGGAAGTGAAGAGAGAGTTCACCTGTGAGAGAGGTTGAAGTTTGGCATCTTGTAAGGAGAAAATAGCGTGATGCCTCCTTGAGCTGAATTCGAATCCTCTGCCATCTTGATCGTGGTGTATTCAATTCCCAGAATCTATGAGAAGTAGTAACAGCGAGCAAGCAGAGCAGAACAACTTAGTGAAGAAGAACAAGTAGTGTTTAATATTGAAGAATTATTGAAGAGAAGAGATCTATATTCTATAGTATAGTATACTGTACCTATCGATTATGTTGTATGGTGCTGCTTGTTTGCTAGTGCTAGTGGGCTGTCCTGTGACCTCACTCACTACTCTCTGTTTTTGCTGTTTGCTTTCTCCATGTGATAAATATTTTCTTAGTGGGGTGAGTACTGAGTACACCACGTGAGTCAATGCTAtactagatttttttttctttttgggtcaGTCAAACAGTGCTTGAGAATTGAGATTATCACACCTTGGTTTGGACGGTGTTCAGAATAAATCACATTGGATTGAAATGGAGAGCAGTCACAGATGATTTTTGGTTGCTAAATGGACTCATTCTTGTTTACTTGTTCATTGCCTAGAATCGGTATTTACCTCTATTTGAGTCTTGGTTCATGTCAAATCCTAGGCTATTTACTTTACAAGTTGAAATAAATTACAGTCTTAtatttttggcttaaatactcttgaggtccctgaaattgtatgacgtatgaaaataagtcccttaaaaatatttttccgatttgggatccctgaaaatatatttttttaatcaaattgagTCCCTACCCGTGTTTCAGGCTTATGTGgctcaatttttacacaatcagCATTTCCACGtggatttcttttttatttataatgcttaggtgaaattttaaattaatatatttattacatgtgtgtaattaataaataatactaaattattaattaaaaattttccTTATTATatctttaaattattaattaaatctcTTAAATCCTAATTAAACTACTTTAAAACAAATTAGACTTTTCATCTTCAACTTCATCAAACTTCCAGAAATacatttcttcatcttcatcaaagacTTCATCAAATTTCTTTATCATCTTCTCATTCATACTCTTCTACCATCATCACTTGTAAACATACCCAAAACCTCAACTCCAACCTCTTTCTTCACTTATCTGTGCTAGCTCTGTCCATCAATAAAATACTAGAGGAACAAATTCAAGCAACACAATTTGTaacataattatatataatgCACATGTGAGTAACATGTGAAGCTTCAAACTTTGAGAAACACTTCAAATTGATCaccggaaaaatgaaaatgaatacGGCTTTTCATCCTTTAACCCCAAAACCCATatactaaaaaaaaaagtaatgggGGAAGCTCCAAAGCAATTACAGTGGGGAAACGACCTAGAAGGAAAACAGTGGTGGAATTGTTGATGGATGAATGGTCTGGAACCCTCCTCCTCTGCACTGAAACAAAGCGAGACCAGACTCAGATGCGTGCACTTGGGTAACACCCAATTACTCAAAACTCAGATTTTCTTTCTCAGATCTGAAAACTCAGAAACTGAATTCACCTCAAAGAG
This window harbors:
- the LOC130716093 gene encoding 12-oxophytodienoate reductase 3-like: MAEDSNSAQGGITLFSPYKMPNFNLSHRVVLAPMTRCRALKGVPNAALAEYYAQRSTPGGFLISEGTLISPSAPGFPHVPGIYSEEQVEAWRNVVDAVHAKGAIIFCQLWHVGRASHAVYQPGGAAPISSTNKPISARWRILMPDGSYGVYPEPQPLTTSEIPEIVQHYRQSAINAIRAGFDGIEIHGAHGYLIDQFLKDGINDRTDEYGGSLENRCRFLIQVVQAVVSAIGAERVAVRVSPAIDHLDAIDSDPLRLGLAVVERLNNLQKRLGRKLSYLHVTQPRYTAYGQTESGRPGSEEEETQLMRNLRKAYQGTFMCSGGFTRKLGMEAVAQGDADLVSYGRLFISNPDLVLRFKLNAPLTKYNRKTFYTQDPVKGYTDYPFLNKGDMSKEPRASL